The following nucleotide sequence is from uncultured Draconibacterium sp..
TCGGTGGTGCCAACGGATTCAATTTATTTAAACCTGAAAATATTGTGGTACAAGCGCCAAACGAAAAAATCGTACTTACCAACTTTAAGGTTTTTAATGAAAATATAAAAGTTAATGAGCCGTTCCGAAAACGAACTATTCTGGATAAATCGATTACCTACAGCAAGCAAATTTCGCTGAAACATAAAGAGAATGTGTTCTCGGTTGAGTTTGCTGCCATCAGCTATTTTCATCCCGAGAAAAACGATTTTCAATACCAACTGAGCGGCTTTAACAACGAATGGATGGAAGTTAACCGCGGAATGCGCGAGCTTACATTCACAAACCTGAATGCAGGTGATTACCAACTGCGCATCAGGGTAAGTAACGATAATACCAACTGGCGCGAAATGAGCCCGCCTTTAAGCATCGAAATACTTCCGCCATTTTGGGAAACTACCTACGCCTACATACTTTATATTCTGGCTATTGCCGGCTTGCTATTTATTACCTGGAAGATTTTAGCCGAACGTCAGCGCCTGAAATTTGAGGCCGAACAGGAGCACCGCGAAGCCGAGCGTATTCACCAGGTTGACACATTGAAAACCAAGTTTTTCACCAACATCAGTCACGAATTCCGCACACCACTTTCGCTGATAATCGCCCCCATCGATAAATTAATTGAAAACAGTCAAAACGAAGACGATAAAAAACACCTTGTTCTTATTCAACGAAATGCCCGCCGATTAATGGCCATGGTAAACCAGTTGCTTGACTTCAGGAAAATGGAGCTCCAAAAAATTAAAGTAAATAAAAACTGGGGCGAGATGATCGGTTTTATTCACGAGATTTCGGCGTCGTTTGAAGACCTGTTGGAAAGTAAAAATATTTCGTTCCACTTTTCAAGCAGCCACAAAAGCCTGTACACTTATTTTGATAAAGACAAAACCGATAAGATATTTACCAACCTGCTGACTAATGCCTGCAAATTTACCAACAGCGGAGGCAAAATCAGCCTGGATATCAATCTGGATTCATCGGCCGAAAAGCCTGTTTTAACAGTAAAAGTATCGGATACGGGAATTGGGATTACACCCGAACAACAGATGCAGATTTTTAACCGCTTTTACCAAACCGATAATATGGGGACCGAAATTAACCAGGGCTCCGGAATTGGATTGTCGATGGTGAAAGAATATGTTACCCTGCTGGGAGGCGATGTTAATGTTGACAGCCGTTTGAACGAAGGAAGTACATTCACCGTGGAAATTCCGGTGGATTTATTTACAGATGAAGAGATAGCCGCCAACAGGCAGCTTGAAACGGCAGAAAGAAAAATATACAAGCAGTTGGCATCAACAAAAACCGATAAGGCTCCGGATTTCGACCGGAAGAAACAAACACTGGCAATTGTGGAAGACAGCTCCGATTTGCGCTTTTATTTAAAGGAAAATTTTAAAAACAAATACAATATTATTGAGGCCGAAAACGGTGCAGAAGCCTGGGCGAACTTTGAAAAACAATTGCCCGATATGGTTATCAGCGATGTGATGATGCCCGAAATGAACGGTGTTGAACTGTGTGCTAAAATAAAGTCGAACAGAAAAACAAGACATATTCCGGTTATCCTGCTAACCGCCAAAACCGATACCGCCCCGGTTGTTGAAGGTTACGAGTCGGGTGCCGATGCCTACCTTACCAAACCTTTCGACTTTAAAGTTTTGGAATCGCGTATTGAAAATCTGCTGCGCTCGCGCGAACAGTTGCGTAGATCATATCTATCGATGACAGGTTTAAGTCCTGAAAAAATTAAGGTCGACTCGGAGGACGAGAAGTTTATAAAGAAAGCCTTAAAAATTGTTGAGGCCAATATATCAGAAGCGTCGTTTACCGTTGAAGATTTTGGTGCAGAAATGGGGATGAGCCGCGTTAGTCTGTACAAAAAACTGCTGGCCTTAACCGACCGACCCCCCATTGAATTCATCCGTGTTATTCGTTTAAAACGAGCTGCTCACCTGCTCGAAACGAGTCAACTTTCGGTATCAGAAGTGGCGTACCAGGTAGGCTTTAATAACCCGCGGTATTTCTCGAAGTATTTTTCGAAAGAATACGAAATGCTGCCATCGGAATACATCGAAAAAAACCGAAAGACCACAAACGATCTTTCAAATGAAGTAAAAGACAAATTTTCGTAGTGAAAGGCAAAAGCCTAAAAACAACTGTCATCTCAACGAGGAACGAGGAGAGATCTGTTTCAGTTTTCTTGCAAGTTCTCAGTCACAGTTCTCAGTCGCAGATTGCAGTTTTCAGTTTTGCACTATCAGTTCTCATAATCCATCTCTCATCGTCTCAGTATTCAACCTACAATTCAACACTTTAACGATTGGCTCAATAAAAGAACTTAAGCACAAAGTTTTCCCCAGTTACGCATTGAAGCATTTACGCATTCAGGCATTCTCCCTGAATCCTTCAATTCCTCAGTCTTTACAAAAAATCCTCTCTCACCGGACTAAAAACATCGATCAGAATTCCGGGCTCCAAACAAAGCGCACCGTGCAACATATTCGGCTCTACATACAAACCATCGCCGGGCTCAACAATTACTTTTTCGCCATCCATCGTAAATTCAAACTTGCCGCTAACACAATAAGTAGTTTGTGTGTGAAAGTGCGAATGTTCTGCACCAACAGCTCCTTTTTCAAATTTCACCTTTACCATCATAATCTGGTTGTCCCAGCCCATAATCTGACGCGCCACGCCATCACCAAGATCTTCCCAGCGTTTACTGCTTTTTAATACTTTCTCGCTTGCCATATCTTATCGGTTAAATTTATACGGATGATACTACAAAACTAAGAGTTTTCCAGTACATATCTCAGATATCAGAACCATTTGAATAATAGGGATTTTACTTTTTATAAATTTGTTTTTCGCCTTCCTGATCTCACACTTTTCCCTTATTTTTATAACTTTCGATTAGATAATTTCAAAAAATTGTACGTCATAATATTGTGCAATTACTCTATTACTCAAATAAAGACCATATTTTATGAACAAACGAAATCTTTTCAGATTCTTCCTCATTAACTTCTTTTTAGTTAATTTATTGTCAGCAAGCACTTTCGCACAAAAACAAGATTATTTCCCTCCTAAAGATTTAACTTCTGTTGGCGCGTATTATTACCCGGAACACTGGGACGAAAGCCAGTGGGAACGCGATATTAAAAAGATGGCTGAAATGGGCTTTGAATTTACCCACTTTGCCGAGTTTGCTTGGGCACAACTGGAACCTGAAGAAGGGATTTACGATTTCTCGTGGCTCGACCGTGCAGTAACATTGGCCGATAAATATAATCTGAAAGTAGTAATGTGCACCTCAACGGCAACACCACCGGTCTGGCTGGTTCGCAAACATCCTGATATTTTGAAACAGCACGAAGACGGAACAAAAATGGACCATGGCGCACGTCAGCATGCTTCTTTCTCAAACGAGTATTACCGCAGTTATTCGCTAAAGATGATAGAAGAACTGGCTAAACATTATGGCAACGACGAGCGTATTTTTGGCTGGCAACTCGACAATGAACCTGCTGCCAACGTAGATTATGGTGCTGATGCCCAAAAACGTTTCCGAGCGTGGTTAAAGGAAAAATATGGTAGCATCGAAACCCTAAATGATGCCTGGGGAACCAACTTCTGGAGCAGTACTTACAATAATTTTGAGGAGATAAATATTCCCAAACACTCGCAGTGGGGAATGAATTTGTATCAACGTTTGGATCATAGTCGTTTTTGCGATTACGAAACATCAAGCTTTCTGGATGAGCAGGCAAAGGTAATCCGCCGGTATGCCAATCCTAACCAGTGGATAACAACAAACTACATTCCTTACTACGATGCTCGTTATGTGGGTGCGAGTAAAGAACTCGACTTCATTACCTATACCCGTTATATGGTTTATGGCGAGCATCCCGGAATTGGACCAAAAGGTTACCGCGTGGGCGAATACTCGCGCATTGCTATGGCCAACGATTATTTCAGGCCGCTGTCGCCAATTTACGGTGTTATGGAACTTCAACCCGGACAGGTAAACTGGGGAACTGTAAACTCGCAACCACTGCCAGGCGCCGTGCGTCTGTGGTTGTGGCATGTATTTGCCGGCGGAAGTAAATTCACCTGCACCTATCGTTTCCGCGCACCAATTTATGGATACGAGCAATACCACTACGGAATTGTTGGCCCCGATGGAGTTACGCCAACACCGGGAGGTTTGGAATATGAAAAATTTATCGATGAAATAGCAGTACTTCGAAACAATCCTTCAAACGGAAAAATTCCACAGGATTATTTAAACCGGAAGACCGCTATTCTGTACGATCCGGATAATACGGTGGCCATAAACAACAACAAACAAAATGCTGCGTGGAATACCGAAGCTCACGTGCTAAAATACTACAAAGCACTAAAAGCTTTTGGTGCCCCGGTTGATTTTATCCGCGATACCATGGATTTTTCGCAATACCCGGTTATTGTTGCTCCAGCCTACCAGCAAATGAGTTTGGAGCTGGTTGACAAACTTACAAGTTACGTAAAAAATGGCGGCAACCTGGTAATGTCGGTTCGCACGGGTCATCAAAACGAGTTGGGACATTTGTGGCAGGCAAAACATGCCGAGCCGCTTTACGAACTTATTGGCGGTGAAATTGAATTCTACGATCTGCTACGTTCGTTTGCACCCGATACCGTAATAATGGACAATAAAAAATACGCCTGGACAACCTGGGGGGATATACTAAAAACCAATGCCGGCACCGAAACCTGGGGAACTTTCCGCGGCGATTATTACGAAGGAAAAACAGCGGTAACTTTTAACCAACTTGGTGAGGGAACAGTAACCTATGTTGGAGTTGACAGTCACGATGGCAAACTGGAACACGCAGTTCTGGATAAACTTTATGACCGTCTTGCTATTGACGTAAAAGATTACCCTAAAGGTGTCATGGTTGAATACCGCGATGGTTACGGGATTGCCGTGAATTACTCAAATATTGAATACGAGATGGAACTACCCGCCGGAACAGAAATTTTGATCGGTGATAAAACGATTCCAACCGCCGGTGTACTTGTTTGGAAAACAAAATAACCGACTCACTCAAAATTTCAGGCGATGAGACAAATAGCAAACTTTTTATTTCTGATACTTTTACTTTCTTCCTGCACCGTTCAAGACAAAAATGATTTGATTGACCGCAGAGCACTGGTAAGCAGAAATAATGTGCTTGTGGAAAATTTCGATCCTCTGGCATCGCTGTCTGTTGGAAACGGCGATTTTGCATTTACCACCGATATTACCGGTCTTCAAACGTTTTATGAGGAATATCACAACGGCGTTCCTTTAGGTACACAATCCAACTGGGGATGGCATACAACACCGAACACTGGCGACTTTAAATGGTCGGAAACACTAAAGTATTTTGAGGTTGAAGGCCGGCAGGTACCTTATCGCCACCAAATAAAAGACGATGCCCGTAAACACGCTGCCT
It contains:
- a CDS encoding beta-galactosidase is translated as MNKRNLFRFFLINFFLVNLLSASTFAQKQDYFPPKDLTSVGAYYYPEHWDESQWERDIKKMAEMGFEFTHFAEFAWAQLEPEEGIYDFSWLDRAVTLADKYNLKVVMCTSTATPPVWLVRKHPDILKQHEDGTKMDHGARQHASFSNEYYRSYSLKMIEELAKHYGNDERIFGWQLDNEPAANVDYGADAQKRFRAWLKEKYGSIETLNDAWGTNFWSSTYNNFEEINIPKHSQWGMNLYQRLDHSRFCDYETSSFLDEQAKVIRRYANPNQWITTNYIPYYDARYVGASKELDFITYTRYMVYGEHPGIGPKGYRVGEYSRIAMANDYFRPLSPIYGVMELQPGQVNWGTVNSQPLPGAVRLWLWHVFAGGSKFTCTYRFRAPIYGYEQYHYGIVGPDGVTPTPGGLEYEKFIDEIAVLRNNPSNGKIPQDYLNRKTAILYDPDNTVAINNNKQNAAWNTEAHVLKYYKALKAFGAPVDFIRDTMDFSQYPVIVAPAYQQMSLELVDKLTSYVKNGGNLVMSVRTGHQNELGHLWQAKHAEPLYELIGGEIEFYDLLRSFAPDTVIMDNKKYAWTTWGDILKTNAGTETWGTFRGDYYEGKTAVTFNQLGEGTVTYVGVDSHDGKLEHAVLDKLYDRLAIDVKDYPKGVMVEYRDGYGIAVNYSNIEYEMELPAGTEILIGDKTIPTAGVLVWKTK
- a CDS encoding cupin domain-containing protein → MASEKVLKSSKRWEDLGDGVARQIMGWDNQIMMVKVKFEKGAVGAEHSHFHTQTTYCVSGKFEFTMDGEKVIVEPGDGLYVEPNMLHGALCLEPGILIDVFSPVREDFL
- a CDS encoding two-component regulator propeller domain-containing protein, translated to MKSLLHNFLLLLFVVNLVLLSARSTLATSIPGNEPYKFMHLNINNGLSNNEINAILKDQQGFMWFGTGQGLNRYDGSGFKTFLHDFNDSTSIPFNGIAYLFEDFDGRLWIRSYSEFTIYDPVLERFSSPGKNYRGTDIPIAGLQSLFTDSKNNTWLVDSNYGLYQFNPANQTVDSIPFVSKIDKPDYDNSLSDISEDSKHMIWVVSKAGELLQINPETKQTEQTYFLGDEVLDEYNNFQLFIDSDNDIWIYSPGIPYGVFFFDHQTKKISRYTQSSTTFTLSANLISSVVEDNNGAIWIGTDHGGINIIDKQKKNVSVLQSDSQNPFGIAQNSITCFYRDDENIIWAGTYKKGISYYHKNLIPFNHYRHSAEEPNSLPYNDVNCFVEDNRGNLWIGTNGGGLIYFNRSKNTFKSYLHDADNPNSISANVIVALHIDSKGTLWAGTYQGGLNRFNGSTFKRYLHNPDNPGSLSDNRVWSVFEDSKQNLWIGTLNGGLNLFERSKEEFIHYTSNDINSVGSNFIMSIMEDSEQKLWLGTSNGLDVLNLNTKRFKHYDADPANPGQLSDSNANDIHEDVRGLIWVATTQGLNIFNKTQGTFKVLTEADGLANSNIKTIQEDQNGNIWIATLKGISKISVENYSHQLPIGKLNIDIENFGLQDGLQGNEFNQKSAYRTRSGELIFGGANGFNLFKPENIVVQAPNEKIVLTNFKVFNENIKVNEPFRKRTILDKSITYSKQISLKHKENVFSVEFAAISYFHPEKNDFQYQLSGFNNEWMEVNRGMRELTFTNLNAGDYQLRIRVSNDNTNWREMSPPLSIEILPPFWETTYAYILYILAIAGLLFITWKILAERQRLKFEAEQEHREAERIHQVDTLKTKFFTNISHEFRTPLSLIIAPIDKLIENSQNEDDKKHLVLIQRNARRLMAMVNQLLDFRKMELQKIKVNKNWGEMIGFIHEISASFEDLLESKNISFHFSSSHKSLYTYFDKDKTDKIFTNLLTNACKFTNSGGKISLDINLDSSAEKPVLTVKVSDTGIGITPEQQMQIFNRFYQTDNMGTEINQGSGIGLSMVKEYVTLLGGDVNVDSRLNEGSTFTVEIPVDLFTDEEIAANRQLETAERKIYKQLASTKTDKAPDFDRKKQTLAIVEDSSDLRFYLKENFKNKYNIIEAENGAEAWANFEKQLPDMVISDVMMPEMNGVELCAKIKSNRKTRHIPVILLTAKTDTAPVVEGYESGADAYLTKPFDFKVLESRIENLLRSREQLRRSYLSMTGLSPEKIKVDSEDEKFIKKALKIVEANISEASFTVEDFGAEMGMSRVSLYKKLLALTDRPPIEFIRVIRLKRAAHLLETSQLSVSEVAYQVGFNNPRYFSKYFSKEYEMLPSEYIEKNRKTTNDLSNEVKDKFS